One window from the genome of Mucilaginibacter ginsenosidivorans encodes:
- the truB gene encoding tRNA pseudouridine(55) synthase TruB, protein MKKTFTDINEFAEGQLLLVNKPYKWTSFDVVGKIRNAFKPLKLKVGHAGTLDPLATGLLIICTGKMTKQIDTFQAEEKEYTGTMVLGATTPTYDLESEPEQKFATGQLTEQQIREACKQFIGDIQQYPPAHSAIKIDGERLYEKARRGEDVELRTRNITISEFEITRIELPEVDFRVVCSKGTYIRSLANDFGIALDNAAYLSRLRRTRSGNFKLEDAWEVMELVNAIRAINPMKSVQSNNESV, encoded by the coding sequence TTGAAAAAAACTTTCACCGACATAAATGAATTTGCCGAAGGGCAGCTGCTGTTGGTCAATAAACCCTACAAATGGACAAGCTTTGATGTGGTTGGCAAAATACGCAACGCTTTTAAGCCTTTGAAATTAAAGGTTGGTCACGCAGGGACGCTCGACCCGCTGGCGACAGGCTTACTCATCATCTGTACCGGCAAAATGACCAAACAGATAGATACTTTCCAGGCCGAAGAGAAGGAATACACCGGCACTATGGTACTGGGGGCAACAACCCCAACTTACGACCTGGAAAGCGAGCCCGAACAAAAATTTGCAACAGGTCAACTGACCGAACAACAAATAAGGGAAGCTTGTAAGCAATTTATAGGTGATATTCAGCAATACCCGCCTGCGCATTCAGCAATAAAGATCGATGGCGAACGGCTGTATGAAAAAGCCCGCCGGGGCGAGGACGTAGAATTGCGTACAAGAAATATCACCATCAGCGAGTTTGAAATAACAAGAATAGAATTACCCGAAGTTGACTTTAGAGTGGTATGCAGCAAGGGAACTTACATACGTTCGCTCGCCAACGACTTCGGTATTGCCCTGGATAATGCGGCCTATCTTTCACGTCTCCGGCGCACCCGGAGCGGTAATTTTAAATTGGAAGATGCCTGGGAGGTTATGGAACTGGTTAACGCCATAAGGGCAATAAACCCTATGAAATCAGTACAATCGAATAACGAATCGGTGTAA
- a CDS encoding undecaprenyl-diphosphate phosphatase, with product MNIFQVIILAVIEGITEFLPVSSTGHMVVASALMGIGTDEFVKLFEVVIQLGAILAVVALYFKRFVRSVDFYIKLVIAVIPAVIAGLLLKKYIDILLESPLVVAIALVVGGVILLFVDDWFNRPVIKDEKNINHMTAFKIGVFQCLAMVPGVSRSAASIVGGMSQKLSRTAAAEFSFFLAVPTMFGATVKDLWDFKKKGLFDTPHFHQDIKFLIIGSVVAFIVAMIAIKSFITFLEKRGFKLFGLYRIVAGIIIIIIYFAGSALH from the coding sequence ATGAACATCTTCCAAGTTATTATCCTAGCTGTTATTGAAGGGATAACCGAGTTTTTACCTGTTTCGTCCACGGGCCACATGGTAGTTGCAAGCGCTTTAATGGGTATCGGCACCGACGAGTTTGTAAAGCTTTTCGAAGTGGTGATACAACTCGGCGCCATACTGGCCGTAGTCGCGCTGTACTTTAAGCGGTTCGTTCGCTCGGTCGATTTCTATATTAAACTTGTTATAGCCGTAATACCTGCTGTGATAGCAGGCTTGCTGCTGAAGAAGTACATCGACATATTACTGGAAAGCCCTTTGGTAGTGGCAATAGCTTTGGTTGTAGGCGGTGTCATCCTTCTTTTTGTCGATGATTGGTTCAACAGGCCGGTTATTAAGGATGAAAAGAATATCAATCACATGACCGCCTTTAAAATAGGCGTTTTCCAATGCCTGGCTATGGTTCCGGGTGTATCGCGGTCCGCGGCTTCTATCGTAGGAGGCATGTCGCAAAAGCTGAGCCGTACCGCAGCAGCCGAATTTTCATTCTTCCTTGCCGTGCCCACCATGTTTGGCGCTACGGTAAAAGATCTGTGGGATTTCAAGAAAAAGGGCCTTTTTGATACACCTCACTTTCACCAGGATATTAAATTCCTCATCATCGGTAGTGTAGTTGCATTTATAGTAGCCATGATAGCTATTAAAAGCTTTATTACTTTTCTTGAAAAGCGCGGGTTTAAACTTTTTGGGCTATACCGCATTGTCGCAGGTATTATCATCATCATTATCTACTTTGCAGGTAGTGCATTACACTGA
- a CDS encoding DUF3098 domain-containing protein yields MAQTKPTTPIKTTSSARPPKSETNTTPMNFVFDKSNYRMLVIAIAVVIFGFILMSGTTDIYSTTKIVIAPVVVLGGFAIGFFAILKKPSTKS; encoded by the coding sequence ATGGCACAAACAAAACCAACAACGCCGATAAAAACAACTTCTTCTGCCCGCCCGCCGAAAAGTGAAACAAATACCACCCCGATGAATTTCGTGTTCGACAAAAGCAACTACCGTATGCTCGTCATCGCCATAGCTGTCGTAATTTTTGGTTTTATCCTGATGTCAGGCACAACTGATATTTACAGCACAACAAAGATTGTTATTGCGCCGGTTGTGGTATTGGGGGGCTTCGCCATAGGTTTTTTCGCCATATTAAAAAAACCATCAACAAAAAGCTGA
- a CDS encoding cell division protein FtsX, which produces MEEFEASESSKKTKSIYISTVFGIAMVLLMVGLLGLILVHANKLSRYVKENIVLNVYVDEGAHESDVLQLQKQLEANPMVKTTQYVSKELAARNLEKDLGEDFVKFLGYNPLSQSLDVYLKADYANNTDIEKFKTELLKNPMVKEVKYQQSLVDQMNQNLTSISLFILGFAVIFVILSVALINNTIRLAIYSQRFLIKSMQLVGATKGFIRKPFILYGIWHGILGALIAIMILMITLYVGQKEIPDLVVLQDYTEFGIVFVLVIGLGIFISAFSTYLAVNKYLRLKIFNLYR; this is translated from the coding sequence ATGGAAGAATTTGAAGCAAGCGAATCGTCAAAGAAAACAAAAAGCATTTACATATCTACCGTCTTTGGCATAGCTATGGTTTTGCTGATGGTTGGCCTGCTGGGTTTAATACTCGTTCATGCTAATAAACTCTCGCGCTACGTAAAGGAAAATATCGTCCTCAATGTTTATGTAGATGAGGGTGCGCACGAGAGCGACGTGCTTCAGCTCCAAAAACAACTGGAGGCTAACCCTATGGTAAAAACCACCCAGTATGTGAGCAAGGAACTGGCAGCCCGCAACCTGGAAAAGGACCTGGGCGAAGACTTTGTAAAATTCCTGGGGTATAATCCATTATCGCAATCGCTGGATGTATACCTGAAAGCAGACTACGCAAACAACACCGATATCGAAAAATTCAAGACTGAGCTGCTTAAAAACCCGATGGTAAAGGAAGTAAAATACCAGCAGTCCCTTGTCGACCAGATGAACCAGAATCTCACTTCTATTAGCTTGTTCATACTTGGTTTTGCGGTAATATTTGTGATCCTTTCTGTCGCGCTTATCAATAATACCATCAGGCTGGCTATTTACTCACAGCGTTTTCTTATCAAGTCAATGCAGTTGGTTGGTGCCACAAAGGGTTTTATACGTAAACCGTTTATACTTTACGGCATTTGGCACGGCATTTTAGGCGCTTTGATAGCGATAATGATATTGATGATAACGCTGTATGTAGGACAAAAGGAGATCCCCGACCTGGTAGTATTGCAGGATTATACCGAATTCGGCATTGTATTCGTATTGGTGATAGGTTTGGGCATTTTTATCTCGGCTTTCAGTACATACCTGGCAGTCAACAAGTACCTTCGGTTAAAAATTTTCAACCTGTACCGCTGA
- a CDS encoding DUF1569 domain-containing protein, which translates to MSRSIDINKRTELKRLLLTLDVKAIPLWGKMTPRQMVEHLVDQVQWTNGKKTATCDRPAEEAERARQLMIYTDRDIPRNIFLEDLPDEYLYPDMETAINQLMTELDDFDEYFKKPGRIAIHGGFGPMNYDEWLIWHGKHFGHHLMQFALM; encoded by the coding sequence ATGAGCCGGTCGATCGACATTAATAAAAGGACTGAGCTAAAAAGATTGCTGCTAACGCTTGACGTTAAAGCTATCCCGCTATGGGGTAAAATGACACCCCGGCAAATGGTTGAACACCTGGTTGACCAGGTACAATGGACCAACGGGAAAAAGACAGCCACCTGCGACAGGCCGGCCGAAGAGGCCGAACGGGCCAGGCAATTAATGATCTACACCGATAGAGACATCCCCAGGAATATTTTTTTAGAAGATTTGCCGGACGAATACTTATACCCGGACATGGAGACTGCTATCAACCAATTGATGACGGAGTTGGATGATTTTGATGAATATTTCAAAAAACCCGGGAGAATCGCCATACACGGAGGGTTCGGGCCCATGAATTACGACGAGTGGTTAATATGGCACGGCAAGCACTTCGGGCATCACTTAATGCAGTTCGCGCTCATGTAG
- a CDS encoding ABC transporter ATP-binding protein has product MSEVTGKALDWKLLGRVMHYVRPYRSTFIIAAFLTVFLAGNALVQPILMQLTLDKYILGNDYNGLLLMVGLMIAQLAVQTIVQYNQTYLTNSLGQSVIRDLRIAIFNHVISLRLKYFDRTPIGILITRTVSDLETIADIFSEGLISIVGDLLLVVGIVAAMLIKDWKLALITLIPMPLLMLSTYVFKEAIKSAFQEVRTQVAQLNAFLAEHITGISVIQYFAREDQEMRKFRNVNVKYRDANIRSNWYYSIFFPVVEILFAVCLALLVWYGCKRILSDGQLASISASGHPVTPGVILAFIVLLNLLFRPIRQLADKFNTLQMGMVGADRIFRVLDTDEVAVNTGTLRPASLRGEIAFENVWFAYNDENWVLKDISFHVKPGETLALVGATGAGKSSTINILNRFYEIGKGEVKVDGVNIQDYEVGLLRSRIATVIQDVFLFSDTIANNISLNNPDITREQIVAAAKDVGAHEFIERLPGGYDYNVMERGSTLSSGQAQLISFIRALVYNPSILVLDEATSSVDTETELLIQNAIYRLMDGRTAIVIAHRLSTIQNADKIIVLDHGEIKEVGTHQELLKIEHGYYRKLYDLQFNSAGIVKS; this is encoded by the coding sequence ATGTCCGAAGTAACCGGTAAAGCGCTTGATTGGAAACTGCTTGGCAGGGTAATGCACTATGTGCGGCCATACCGGTCGACATTTATCATCGCGGCGTTCCTCACGGTCTTCCTGGCGGGTAACGCTTTGGTGCAGCCTATATTGATGCAGCTTACACTGGATAAATACATCCTCGGCAACGATTACAATGGATTATTATTAATGGTTGGACTGATGATAGCACAGTTGGCTGTACAAACAATCGTGCAGTATAATCAAACTTACCTTACCAATTCGCTGGGTCAATCCGTTATCCGCGATTTGCGTATAGCGATCTTCAATCATGTTATTAGCCTGCGCCTGAAGTATTTCGACCGTACACCTATAGGTATTCTGATTACCCGCACCGTATCCGACCTGGAAACCATTGCAGATATCTTTTCCGAAGGGTTGATCTCTATCGTCGGCGACCTGCTGCTCGTTGTCGGCATTGTAGCCGCCATGCTGATAAAAGACTGGAAACTGGCGCTGATAACGCTGATACCCATGCCATTGCTGATGCTGTCGACCTACGTATTTAAGGAGGCCATCAAGTCAGCCTTCCAGGAGGTGCGCACGCAGGTGGCGCAGTTAAACGCCTTCCTGGCCGAACACATCACCGGCATCAGCGTCATACAATACTTTGCCCGAGAGGATCAGGAGATGCGGAAATTCAGGAATGTGAACGTTAAATACCGCGACGCCAACATCCGTTCCAACTGGTACTATTCCATCTTTTTCCCTGTGGTCGAAATATTATTCGCGGTATGCCTTGCGCTGCTGGTATGGTACGGCTGTAAACGCATACTGTCTGACGGGCAACTGGCAAGCATTTCGGCCAGCGGTCACCCGGTGACACCCGGGGTAATACTGGCATTCATCGTGTTACTTAACTTACTATTCAGACCGATACGGCAACTGGCCGATAAATTCAACACCCTGCAAATGGGCATGGTTGGCGCCGACCGTATCTTCCGTGTGCTCGATACAGATGAAGTAGCTGTAAATACAGGCACATTAAGGCCGGCAAGCCTTCGCGGCGAAATTGCATTCGAAAACGTATGGTTTGCTTACAATGATGAAAATTGGGTATTGAAGGACATCAGTTTCCATGTTAAACCCGGCGAAACGCTGGCGCTGGTGGGTGCTACAGGTGCAGGCAAATCGTCAACCATCAATATCCTCAACCGCTTTTACGAAATAGGCAAAGGTGAAGTGAAGGTAGACGGTGTGAACATACAGGACTACGAGGTCGGTCTTTTGCGTTCGCGAATAGCAACCGTGATACAGGATGTTTTCCTGTTCAGCGATACCATCGCCAACAACATCAGCCTGAATAATCCCGATATTACCCGGGAGCAGATCGTCGCAGCGGCAAAAGACGTGGGTGCGCACGAGTTTATCGAACGGCTTCCCGGCGGTTATGATTACAACGTTATGGAGCGGGGCTCCACCCTGTCGTCGGGCCAGGCGCAACTGATCTCCTTTATCAGGGCATTGGTTTACAACCCTTCTATTTTGGTTTTGGACGAAGCGACATCATCTGTTGATACGGAAACGGAACTGCTGATACAAAATGCTATTTACAGGCTGATGGACGGGCGCACAGCTATCGTTATCGCGCACCGCCTTTCGACCATACAAAATGCCGATAAGATCATCGTGCTCGATCATGGCGAGATAAAAGAAGTTGGAACCCACCAGGAACTTTTGAAGATAGAACACGGCTATTACCGTAAACTGTACGACCTGCAATTTAATTCGGCAGGGATAGTTAAGTCGTAA